The Nicotiana tabacum cultivar K326 chromosome 14, ASM71507v2, whole genome shotgun sequence genome contains a region encoding:
- the LOC107799093 gene encoding uncharacterized protein LOC107799093 — translation MAPSTSNLMLSMKVLLISIGAVSSAMVIKASVPLILYEFPTIWSSFISSWLKPPYLYVLLNCIIIIIAATSRSHRKEHSSDQSQPLMSATSTPLSDLIAISQSNVNMSEPEMSELSPEPVHESEVLEVKPEPVNIEPEQVVEAENGDEVVISNSVVTPLPEVETELLQQLATEKPLVSSRFGHRKPLTRMNPEGVKSLRVARVKRHETLESTWKKITEGRHVPLTRHLNTWQQNHGSQSPVHQTENKRKTILEPSPSQDELNRRVEAFITKFNEEMRLQREQSLQQYMEMINRGV, via the exons ATGGCACCATCAACGAGCAACTTAATGTTATCAATGAAAGTTCTGCTAATTTCAATTGGTGCAGTATCTTCAGCTATGGTAATTAAAGCCTCTGTTCCATTAATTTTATATGAATTCCCTACGATTTGGAGCAGCTTTATTTCCAGTTGGCTCAAGCCTCCTTACCTCTACGTTTTACTCAACTGTATAATCATCATCATCGCCGCTACTTCTCGGTCACACCGTAAGGAACATTCTAGCGATCAATCACAGCCGTTGATGTCTGCCACATCAACTCCGCTTTCAGATTTGATAGCAATTTCCCAGTCAAACGTTAACATGAGTGAACCGGAGATGTCTGAGTTATCGCCTGAACCGGTACATGAATCGGAGGTGTTAGAGGTGAAACCTGAGCCGGTAAATATTGAACCGGAGCAGGTGGTTGAAGCTGAAAATGGTGATGAGGTTGTGATTTCGAATTCCGTTGTTACGCCGTTGCCTGAAGTGGAAACGGAGCTGCTTCAACAGCTAGCGACGGAGAAACCGCTGGTTTCTTCCCGGTTCGGTCACCGGAAACCGCTTACGAGAATGAATCCTGAAG GGGTTAAATCACTGAGGGTAGCGAGGGTGAAGAGACATGAGACATTAGAGAGTACATGGAAGAAGATAACAGAAGGTCGTCACGTGCCGCTCACGAGGCACCTGAACACATGGCAGCAGAATCACGGAAGTCAATCCCCGGTTCATCAAACTGAAAACAAGAGGAAAACCATACTTGAACCGTCGCCGAGTCAGGACGAGTTGAACCGGCGAGTGGAAGCGTTTATAACGAAGTTCAATGAAGAAATGAGGTTACAGAGAGAACAGTCGTTACAGCAGTACATGGAGATGATTAATCGTGGGGTCTAA